A window of Chryseobacterium aquaeductus genomic DNA:
ATATCTTTCTCTTCTGTTTCAGATTGCTTTTTGAAAGCTGCATCATACTGTCTTTTCAGGAAAGGGATTTTCTTTTCTGCAAGATATGCTGCTTTTTCTTCGTCAGATAATTTTTTGAATCTATTGTTTTCAATCAGATCTCCGATTGCACTGTGAATGTATGCTAAGATTGCACTGATTGCAACAGTTCCCCAGAAATATGGCGAAGCTAAAAACGAATAGTTTTGAACAAATAAATAATAAAAAACTATAAGAAGCCCTAGTATTATCAAGATGTTTACAAAAACCGGTGTTCTTTGTTTCATAAGTGAATGTTTATTTTTTTAAAGTTTTTATGGAGTCATCAATTGTATTGAAACTTGCGACTCCATAATATTTTGTTTAATCTTTTAAATTAAAATCATCTTCGTCATCCCCAAGAGGTGCGTGTTCTTCTTCTCTGTAATATTTTTTTGGCCTGCTAAAAACATATACAATCAAACCGATGAAGAACAGCATAAAGAAAATTAGAGCCAAAGTCTGATACAAACCTGCATTTTCCGTATTGGATAATATATCTTTAAAGTTCTGAGGAATCATAAGCTTTTAATGTTAATTATTACTAGCTGTTTTTATTTCTGTAGTCTTAATATCTGTACCTAATCTCTGCAGATAAGAAATCAAAGCTACAATTTCCTTCTTCTCAAGTTTCACATCTGGTCTCTTAG
This region includes:
- a CDS encoding cbb3-type cytochrome oxidase subunit 3, with translation MIPQNFKDILSNTENAGLYQTLALIFFMLFFIGLIVYVFSRPKKYYREEEHAPLGDDEDDFNLKD